DNA sequence from the Pedobacter schmidteae genome:
GGCCGATATGGAGTTGGCGATGGCCTGGAAAAATGGTTTGTTTTATTTTAAAGATGCTGATTTAAAAACCATTTTACGGACGTTTTCGCGATGGTACGATATGGATGTTGTATCTACAGATGTGTCAACTGACAGAAAGTTTTCTGGCAAACTATATAGAAATGTAAATGCCTACCAGGCACTGCAGGTGCTGAAGTTATTGGGCCTGGAATTTAGTGTGGAAAAAAGGGAGCAGAGGATGCCGCAGAATAATATCATTAAACCTTAAAACAAACCAAAAATATGACCAAAAAACTAACCTGAAATTTCGATTAAAGAGGGGAGATAATTACGGAGGTGTTACCAGCACCTCCGTACAAAAATCTGGACCGACCCATTAATGGGTATAAAAAATAATTCATCTAAACCATTTCTTTATTTATCCAAACATTACAAAAGTAATGAAATTAAAATTTATAAGCGGAGCTGTGCCCGACGCATGGCTCCCGGAAAAACTATTAAGAGTTATGAAGCTTACCACCTTGATGTTAATTGTAACATTGATGCAGGCAAGTGCTGTAGGATACAGCCAAAAGATATCTTTATCGGAACGAAATGTCCCCGTAGGGAAAATCTTTAAAGCAATTGAAAAACAAACCGGCTATGTGTTTCTTTATGATAACCATATTTACGGGCAGCGCGTAAGTATTGATGTGAAAAATGCAGGTATTGAAGAGGTATTGAACAATCATTTCAAAAACCTTCGCTTAACTTTTAGCATCGTTAACAACAATAATATTGTTGTAAAACAGATTCCTGAATCGTTGGCCGATAAGGTGCTCAATCTATTTAACCAGAAAAACCCAATCAAGGGTAAAATTACTGATGAAACGGGGAGACCAATACCGGGTGTTACTATTTTAAATAAAACAACTGGCAAAGGCACCATTTCGGAAAGCACAGGTAGCTACAGTATTGATGCCGATAATGGCGACCTGCTGGTATTTAGCTATATTGGATATCAACAGAAAAAAGTCAATATTGCCGGACAAACAACGGTTAATGTTTCATTGGAACCCGAAACCTCAAGTCTTGACCAGGTAGTAGTGGTAGGCTATGGTAATACCCGAAAAAAAGACCTCACCGGATCTGTAGCAGTGGTGAATGCTGCGGATATAAAAGATACTCCTTTTGCAACGATTGATAATGCCCTGGCCGGTAAGGCAAGTGGTGTTCAGGTAACTAAAGCCGACGGGTCTCCGGGCGGCGCTGTACGCATCAGGATACGGGGTTCCAGTTCTTTGCTGGGCGGAAATGACCCTTTGTACATTATTGACGGAATACCGGTTCAGGTATCGAATAATTTTATAAATCCCGGATTTGATGTAGGTAGCCCTATCGGAAATGAAATCAATGGGATGGGAGGTATGAATACAGGTTTGTCTACAGCATTTACCAACGGGCTAAATAGTTTGGGTGGTTTAAATGTAGATGATATTGAATCGATCAGTATACTCAAGGATGCTTCTTCTACAGCAATTTACGGTTCAAAAGCTGCCAATGGTGTGGTTATGATCACCACAAAAAGAGGTAAAAAGGACATGAAGCCTCAGATTACAGGAAATTACTATTCGACGGTTACCACACCCAAATTGCCTAAATTGTTAAATGCTGAGCAGTACAAAATGTTGCTCACGGAGTCTGCTCAAAACTTAATGAAAGAAGCAGATCCAGATGAAGACTATATTCCGGAAAATATAGATGTTATTTTAAACCATCCGGATACTTTTTTTGGTAAAGCGAATACCGACTGGCTGAAGGAGGTAACCCGTAATTCCGTTTCTCACAATGCAGACCTTTCGGTACAGGGCGGTGGTTCAGCTTCTAAATACTTTAGCTCAGTTTCTTTTAACCAAACGCCTGGTGTGGTAAAATCTACCGATTATCAACGGATTTCAGGTAAGTTGAATTTAGAAAACGAGATTGGTAGCAAATTCAGATTGATTACCAATTTGAATTTGGGCCATACAGATCAGAATATTGGCGATGGCGCTTATGGACAAGCATTAAGGGCACGCCCTGATTTGGCACCTTATGATGAAAACGGTATGCCTACCAGTTTTGTTGGACAAGGTGGCGAGGATTACCAGGGTTTTCAAAACCCGGTAGGATTATTACAGGCAACCAACAACGCCAAGACATTTACTATGCAAGGGTCGCTATCGGGAATATACGATATCACAAAAGTTCTGCAGTTTAAAAGTACAGTCTCTATGAATATGCAGGCTTATAACCAGCGTATTTATATGCCTAGTTTTATCCAAACAGGTACTTATTTTGGTCCAGCTACAGAAAAGTCAGGTATTGGAAGTAATTCCAACAGCAGAATGACCAATTGGTTTTTGGAAAATACACTTACCTATAGTAAGAATATAGCAGACATTCACGATATCAATGTATTGGCCGGTACATCTTACGAGACCAAAAAAAATAGTTTCTTTAGCGCTACAGCTTCAGGATATCCCAATGATCATTCCTTGAACAATCTTTCTTCGGCAATAACGCCTTTGTTTACCCGCGGCGATGAGCCTACTGAACCACAAAGTTATTTGTTGTCATTTTATTTACGGGCCAACTATAGTTTAATGGACAAATACCTGTTTACTTTTACCGGCAGAACGGATGGTTCTTCTAAGTTTGGCATCCATAATAAATTTGGGTATTTCCCTTCAGCGGCTTTGGGATGGAGAATTTCAAAAGAGAACTTTTTAAAAGAAGTAAAGTGGATAGACGATCTTAAAATAAGAGGTAGTTACGGACTAACAGGAAGTCAGAATATTGGCGACCAAATGTACCGTACTTTGTATAGTCCTAAGGCTTATGCCGGGGCAAATGCTTTAATCCCTACTCAACTGGGAAATGAAAATATCAAATGGGAAAGTACAAAATCTACTGATATCGGGCTGGATGTTTCCTTGTTTAGCAATAGATTACAACTTACTGCGGATTATTATGATAAGCGTACCAATGGAGCTTTACTTTACTTACCAGTTCCAACCAGCAGCTCTTATGCTTTCTTGCTTACCAATGCTGCAGATCTTAAAAACCAAGGTTTTGAGTTTTCTTTGCAGGGCGATATTATAAGGAATAAAAATTTTAAGTGGAATGCTTCATTTAATGTAACCTGGAACAAGACTATAGTTACTAAGTTGGATTCGAAAGCTAATTTAGGACAGTCGGGAAGTATGACTGGTCTGGAATGGCAAAATACCCGGATTGCAGAAGGAATGCCTTTGGGGATGATTCTTGGTTATACATATACTGGAATTATTAAAACTCAGGAACAACTTGATGCTTATAAAAAAGAACTTGGGCCGGCAAATACAATACTTTATCCGTTTCTTAATATTGGCGACCCTATGTACCAGTTGGATTATGAGTATTATAAGGCAAGTAAATCTGCGATTGCCGATTCAAAAACTATTATTGCAAATGCCGCACCTAAATATTATGGTGGTTTTACACAAGGTTTTGGCTACAAAAAACTAGATCTCCAATTATTCTTCACTTTTTCTCAGGGGGGCAAATTGTTATGGGGCGATCATATCAGCAGCAGGCAGTTTAACGGAACTTCCAACTCGCACGCATTGATGCTGGACCGTTACCATCCGGGAAACACAGAAACTAACCGTGAACGTTTGGTACTGGAAGGCAGCATGCCCATGCCTTCAAGCATTGATGTGTTCAGCTCTTCTTACATCAAATTAAGATCATTAAACATGAATTACAGGTTTAACCAGAGCAGGTGGATGCAACGTGCGGGATTACAGAATGCTTCAGTTTTTCTTTCGGCAACTAACCTTTTTACCATTACCAAATACCCGGGGAATGATCCTGAAACAACTAACGACACCTTTAGTGTAGGCGGAGGGTATTTTGATGTAAGTAATTATCCTGTAGTGCGTACATTTTCACTAGGATTTAAACTCGGGTTTTAACATATAATATTGAGATGAAATATATACAAATCAAATTGTTACTATTGCTGTTGTTAACATGTACATTTTTTTCATGTGAAAAGCAATTGAATGTTTTCCCTACCAATAAGTTGGTAGATGGCAATGTAATCATTGACCTTAAAAGTGCTGAAACAGTATTAAATGGGGTGTACTACGCATTTGCAAACGTGGGACTGGATTACAGTAGCGTGGAGTCTGTAAAATGGATTTCAGTTAATGAAATTTTGCCCTCAGAACTGGCTGGAACAATAGCCTATTCTTATGGTCAGGATGGGTTCATGAATATGGCTTATCGTAACAATAACCCAATACTTACAAGTAAATGGAAATATGGTTACAATATTATAAATGCGGCTAATGGTTTTTTGAAGAACGTAGGGCCGGTTGTCAGTATTCCAAACGAGCGAAAAAAACAAATGATTGGTGAAGCTAAGTTTTTACGTGCTTTCGCCAACGCCGATCTGCTACTCTACTTTGGCCATTATTATGATGTAAATAGTAAGTATGGAATCATATTAAGAGATGAATTTGTCAATTCCGAAAATGTAAAGCTGCCCAGAAGTACAGTTGCTGCTACATATGAGGCGATACTTAAAGACCTTGATGATGCTATTGCTAGCTTGCCACTTTTAAATAGTCAAATCCATTACGCGAATGTCTGGGTGGCAAAAATGCTTAAGGCAAGGGTATTGATTAATAGAGGGGCACCTGGTGATTATAACCAGGTAGTTAGTTTAACTGAGGACATTATTAATAATAGCAAATTCAAGCTCGAAACCAATTTAATAGACTTGTTTCACGTAAAAGGTTTTAGAAGTAGTGAAGTGATGTTATCCGTACAGCCTTTTCCTAACGATAATTGGAAATACTATTTGAATAATACAAGTGTTGATTTTTATGTTACTCCGGCCTTAAAAACTTTGCTGGCAAAGGATCCGAGAAAGGCCTGGATGTATAAGGATGCTGCAAATATAAATGGAATCTTGCCTTCTATAACCAAGTATTATTCGGGGCCTGCAATAAAGCCGGCAAAGACCGCCTTGGTGTGCAATAGTTATGCTTTTCGTTTAACAGAGGCTTATTTGACGCAGGCCGAGGCTATTGCTTTGTCGGGCGGCGATCTTAGTATCGCTAAATTACGCTTGAAGGACGTATTGAATTGTGCAGGAGTTACTGATTTTTCTGACATGAATGACGCGACAACTCCAGAACAGGTGCAACTAGTGGTTGTGGAGGAAGTAAGGAAAAATTTCCTGCAGGAAAGTGGCCTGGATTGGTTTGCAATGCGCAGACTGCCCTTTAAAACTTTGCAGACGTTAAGACCAAATGTTAAATCTGTTATATCGCTAACGCTTCCCATTCCTATCTCAGAGATCAATGCTAATAATTTAATTGAGCCAAATCCTGTAGATTAATTTATTTTTTATCATCAATATGAATATTATGTTTAAATCATTATATACTTCGCTTTTTGTTTTGACCGCTACAGTAGGTGCTGTAGCACAAAGTACTCTGCCGGAGAAAAAAGTTGTATTTAAAGGGGTTGCCGAAGCCAAATACAATGGCCAATATGTTTATCTTTTTTCCAATATGCCAAAGATGGTTCGTGATAGTGCAAAAATTGTCAATGGTGTTTTTAGCTTTTCTCAACCATATAATGAACCTTCTGCATACAATTTTTACAGTGGGTTTGAAAAAAAAGCCAAAAGGGATTATACCGTGCTAACGGTTCCATTTGATCATGCTTCGGAGATTGTCATAAAGGCTGATATGAATCTTTTAGAAAATTCGGAGGTAAAAGGAGCTGCAGGTTTCTCTGTTTACCATTCTTTTGTTAAAGCTACAGAACCTGTTTATGAAAAATTGATTAAAGACCTGTCGGATAAATATGGTAAAGCTTATTTGTATGATATCAAACGAGATACCACGCAACAGAAATACAAGGATATGATAGCCGAATATAATAAAGGGAAGGTTGTTTATAACGAGTTGTTGAAACAGAATTTAATCAAGACAGTAAATGAGCATCCTAACGTATTTGCATCGGTGCTATTGCTTCAGGGGTATTCGGAAAATATGGATCTGAATATCTTAGACGGGTTAAGCAGGAAGTTATCTCCAGCCGTAATGAACAATTTTTTTGGCCGTAACTTGTTAAGTCAGATTGAGGGGCGTAAGAAATCTGTTGTTGGGAATTTTGTAGAAGACTTTACTTTAAATGATCCAAAGGATCAGCCTTTAAAGTTTTCTTCTTTAAAAAATAGATATGTGCTGATAGATTTTTGGGGAAGTTGGTGTGGGCCTTGTCATGTGGCATTTAAGAATTTGAGATTGTTGCATGCAAAGTATCGTAGTAAAGGATTTGAGATTTTAGGTGTGGCTACCGAAAATAGTAAGGATGCCTGGATTAAAGACCTTGAAAAGGAAAAATTGCCTTGGTTGCAGGTAATAGATGAACAAGGTAATAAAAGCATTTCCCTTAAGCAGTTTGCAGTGAATAAGTATCCGACAACAGTTTTGGTTGATCCCAATGGGAAAATTGTTGGTAGAGATTTGAGTATTAAGGCACTGGAGGAGATATTGGATAAAATATAGTTATTGCTGCCGATGAGGGGCTTTTACTGACCCTCATCGGCTTTTTTGAATTATAAAACTTAGGTCAATAAAAAATAATCTTTTTTCATTGTTTTTTTGAACCAATCCAGTCCTCGATTGTTTTTTAAGTAACATCTGTTCGCTCCCCCAATTGACGCTGTAAAAATAAAGGAGAGTTGTCATGGAAACATTTTCCACAAAATTCAGAGCAGGCAGCCTGCATCTGAATGCTTTAGTGACCGAATATGATCATCATCAGAAATTTAAAGTAGAACTGGTAACTGAAGAACCACAGCCTATTTTGTTGACACGTTCTGCAAAAGGAGAGTGGCTGGTTACTGAACGCGGTTCCCGGAACTTTTCCGACGTTGCACTTCAACAACTTACCCAGGCTATAGAAACGCAGCTGAGTAAAATATATGGCGTAAATAGTATGCTGGTACTCACAGATTTTTCTGATTCTGCAAAAAATGCCGGAAAGTATGCCACGGCACTAGCCCATCAGTTGAATACTGAAAAAGTAATGTTATATCACTCGTATGAGTCCTTAGCGTTAATACCCAATGCGTTTGCTCCGGTTTCCGAAAGTTTACTGGAATCGCCAGAGAAAAGTCTGGAAATGATGAGCGAACAAAAAAAAGATCTGGAAAAGCTAGCGCCCGACCAAGCCGAAATAGAGATACATACCGATGAAAGAAATCTGATCAATGCAGTAAATGCACTTGTTGGACAGCGACAAGCCGGCCTGGTAGTTGCAGGCATAAAAGGTAAAAACAGTTTGGAAAGAATATTGGTAGGCAGTAATACCGTCAATTTGGCCAAAGACTGCTTGGCGCCTTTACTGATTGTGCCACCGGGAGCGAGCTTTAAACCAATAAAAAATATCGTTTTTGCCTGTGATCTAAAGAAAGTTTCCAAATCTACTCCCGTACTGCCAATAAAGGCTTTTGTAAAGGCTTTGGGGGCAAGGCTAACCATTTTAAATGTAGATGATGATAGAAAACGTTTCGATCCCGGTACCATTGAGGAAATGACTCACCTACACGAACTCTGGGACGATCAGAAACCTGAATATCATTATATTGAACATGAAGATACCGTTCGGGGGATTATGGAATTTGCAAGTCGGGTAGATGCGGAGCTAGTCATTACTATTCCCAAACAGTATGGTTTTTTTGAAAACATTTTTCATCGCAGTATGACACAAAAATTAGCTTACCATAGCCATTTGCCTTTGCTGCTTTTTAAAGAAGATTTATGAAAAAAATATAGCTAAATGTCTTTATGCAATGTCATGGTGGACTAAGATAATTTCTACATTTTTGCGTATAATTGAGTAGAAATCCTTTTTAGATGATGTTTTTTGCAAGAAAACAATTTTTGTTAATACTCCTTATAGCCATATTTAGCTCGTTTACTTCATTGGCTCAAAGAAAGGATGCCTCAAAAAATGTTTTGCCATCAGATACTGTAAAACAAAGCTTTGTAGCCAGGATGCAGGACTTTGCGAAAGCATCTTCAAAAAAAAGTGCAGATGAGTTTGAAGCTGATAAGGCAAATATCATTCAGAATAAGGTTTTTAATGAGGTTAAAAGAACCGTACAAAAAGCAAAAATATATTTGAAAGGTAACCTGGATACACCAGGGATTAAAACCGACCTTAAGAAGATAGATGAAGATTTTTTAGTCGCCGGTGACGGTGTTTTTACCAACAAAGGAAGTGCGCAAACCTTTCGTAACCTTACCGCCACCTCAAAAATACTTCGGGAGCTACTGAGTCAGGCAAATGCACGAAAATTAAAGCTCGACATTCGTCAACAGGAGCTGAGTAATTTCAGATATGAATTGGATTCTCTGACCAATGTGCCCGCATTATTTAAATTTCCTGCAGACTCGGTTAGTTTAACAAGATATCTGCAAAAATTAGTTTTGATCGCTTATGAAATCAAACCTGTAGACAGTTCGTTAAAATTAGCCAGTAATAATATTCAGGCATTGCTGAATCAAGTTAATCTAACTGTTTTCAAATTAGAAAACAATCTGGGAGAAATTGAAACCTACCAGAAAGAAATGGCTGGAAGTACTTATAAACAGGAATTTGAATATATATGGAATTCAGAAGACAATTACCGGCCTTTTCATGAAATATTGACTTATTCTAAAATAAAAGGCTTACTCACACTTAGTTTTTACACCGAAAATAATGCAGGTAAACTGTTTGCCTTAGTCGTACTCATCTTTATTTCGTTTGTTTACCTCCGGTCCCTTAAAGGCATTTATCAGGAAAATAAGCTATTAAAAGCTGATTTTGAAGGACAGTTGGTATTAAAGTACCCTTTCTTTTCTGCACTGTTGTTGATCATCAGTTTGTTTCAGTTTATCTTTTTCTCGCCACCTTTTATTTTAAATCTGATTTTTTGGGCCATATCCTGCATTTGTCTCAGCATAATTTTTAAAAGTTATGTAAGCAGGTACTGGATGGGTATTTGGCTGTCTATGGTTTGTTTGTTTTTTATCGCAGCAGTTGATAATCTGATTTTGCAGGCTTCAAGAACCGAACGATGGCTGATGTTGTTTTTTGCTATCACCGGCATTTTTATTGGTTTGTTTTCATTAACGAAAGGACATCGCGAGGACCTTAAGGAAAAGTGGATTTTATATGCCATAGGATTTATGGTTGCACTAGAAACAGGAGCTATAGTTGCTAATCTTTTTGGAAGATATAATCTGGCAAAGACATTGTTTCTGAGTGGTTATCTTAATGTTGTTGTTGCTATTCTCTTTCTTTGGGTAGTGCGTTTTATAAACGAAGGGTTGTTTTTGGCATTTAATGTTTACACAGGGCAAGACAGAAAGTTATTTTATCTCAATTTTGAACGTGTAGGTAAAAGAGCTCCATTGTTGTTTTATATGTTGCTTTTTGTAGGCTGGCTGGTGCTATTTGGTCGTAATTTTCCAGCTTACGAATATTTTTCCAAACCGCTCAAAGATTTTTTCGGTCAGGAACGTACAATTGGGAACTATACATTTACCATCAATAATATGATGCTGTTTATCGCTATCATGGTTATTTCGGTTGTTGTATCCAAAATTGTATCTTTTTTTGCGTCCGACAGGCGAGAGGGTAGTTACAAAGATGATAAAGCCGTCAGGCAGGGAATTGGAAGTTGGCTGTTACTGGTTCGCATTACGATCCTTGCTATAGGGTTGTTTTTAGCGGTTGCTGCGGCGGGTATTCCGGTAGATCGGATTGTTATTGTTTTGGGTGCATTGGGAGTGGGAATTGGTTTCGGTTTGCAAACGCTGGTCAATAATCTGGTAAGTGGACTTATTATAGCCTTTGAAAAGCCTGTTAATGTGGGCGATATTGTTGATGTTGATGGTCAGGGTGGTACTATGAAATCTATTGGTTTCCGGAGTAGTGTAATTTCTACCTGGGATGGCGCTGATGTTGTGATGCCAAACGGTGATCTTCTGAACTCGCATCTGGTCAACTGGTCTTTAGGCGGTAACCGTAAACGAGTTGCTATTCAGATTGGAGTTGCTTATGATTCGGACCTGGAAAAGGTGAGGGTGATATTGTTGGAAATATTAAATAAGGAACTGCGTGTAAGCAAAAGTCCTGTGCCAGTTGTTCTATTTGAACAGTTTAATAGTAGCTCTATTGATGTAAAAATATATTTCTGGACAAAACATATTGGTGAAGTTTTTAGCACAAAAAGCGATCTGATTATTGCCGTGAACGATGCATTTAAAACACACAATATTGTAATTCCTTTTCCTCAACACGAGGTTTACATTCGTAAGGCTGAAGGGTAGGTCGCTTACTTTTGCACTATTTTTTGAGTTGTGGCTTATTTAATGCATAAAGGAAGCCATTGGTATCACCAAAATAAAGCACCTGATTTTCTACTACAGGAGTGCAAAGTATAGAGCCCAAGGCAAGAATACTTTGTTCAACCTTTGTGTAGTCTGGACCATAAAGGTTTATTCCTGCCTTAAGTTTATCGTTATTATCAAACAAGGTGTGGTAGGCTAATTTGCTTTCCTCGGTTTGAAAAGTTGATTTTATTGCTCCCGTTTCAGGATCCACAAAGTATATCTTTCCGTTAAAGCAGCCGAATACTATTTCTCCGTCTAGATTGGTGGCGGTAGCATATACGCGCATGGCTAAAGGGAGTGTCCATTTTATTTCTCCCGATGATGCATTCATACAGTAAAAGCGATGGGTGTCCGAAGTTCCAAAATAGATGTTCGCATTGTAAACCAGAGGGCTGGCAATTACCCAGCTTCCACGTTCTTTCATATTCCAGTTACCTGTTCCTGTTTTAAGATTTAACGCATAGATGTTGTAGTCTCTGCTACCAAAAAAAATGGTACTGTCGCGTATCGTAACTGCCTTTTGTATTTCGCCTTTAGGAAAACCGACATCACCTACAGTTTTAAATTTCCAGATTAGTTTTCCCGTTTTTGCATCTAAAGTATATAGGTGTCCATCATAACTCCCGGTTATTACTTTGTTGCCGTTAACAACAGGACTGGCATGAACAATGCCCTGGGTTTGATATGCCCAAAGCATTTTTCCAGTATGAGCGTCAATTGCGTAGATGTTACCATCTCCACTTCCTATATAGATAGTGTGGTTATTTACAACCGGCGAGGAGAGGTAATAGTCCCATAGATCATATTTTTTTTCTCCTTTTGTCTTAAAAATCCAATTGATATTCCCATTTGTTTTATTCAACGCATAAATGTACCCATCTGCGGACGAGAAAAGAACTGAGTTTTGATGTATGGCAGGCGAAGAATGTACCTGTCCTTTTGTTTTAAATTTCCAGGCCAATTTGCCGGTACTTTTGTTTAGTGCATAAAAATTGCTGTCCGCACTTCCAAAATAGATCAACTGATTACTAATTACCGGTGTTGAATGTATGGCAGCCCTCGCAGCAAATTTCCACAGGGTGGTCTGAGCATTTGTTGTTTCTACATAAAACCAGCACAACAGGAGAGCCGTAAAAAAGGATATGTTTTTTAGAGGAAAGCGTTTGATGATCATAATTCTTAAGATTATTTATAAATATAAAAGAAATAGGCTATTCCTGGTAACATTTTGATTTAAGAGCAGTACTCCATTTTTAAAATTGTATTTCTTTAAAGTTTATTTTGATTGAATTTTAATCTTAATGTAGCTTGTATTTATAGCATTCATTGTTTCATTTTGTTCATTATTGACTTTTTAAGCTAATTTTATTTTTATTGGCATAATTATTTCATAATTAAAACGATTAATTGAGTTCTCATTTTGTAGAATATTTTACTCAAAAATACCCATGTTAATTTAATGTTTACAGTGATTTTGCTGTGTGTTAAGACCATTTTGTGGCTTTTAATGCTGTTTAAGGCTATTTCTGTTTTTGTATGTTTATTTTGGCTTGATTGTTATTAAAAATTTTGATTTTTTAATGAAAAAGACATGAATTCTATTTAATTTGCTAGAGGTAAATTAAATTATACTTATAAGAAATTGTTGTTTGGTTGTAGTGATTTTTCCGGTGAATTTATGTCCCCGAAGAAGAATATTCATTATGTCGGGCAAGAAGATTTTTAAGTAGA
Encoded proteins:
- a CDS encoding PQQ-binding-like beta-propeller repeat protein; this encodes MIIKRFPLKNISFFTALLLCWFYVETTNAQTTLWKFAARAAIHSTPVISNQLIYFGSADSNFYALNKSTGKLAWKFKTKGQVHSSPAIHQNSVLFSSADGYIYALNKTNGNINWIFKTKGEKKYDLWDYYLSSPVVNNHTIYIGSGDGNIYAIDAHTGKMLWAYQTQGIVHASPVVNGNKVITGSYDGHLYTLDAKTGKLIWKFKTVGDVGFPKGEIQKAVTIRDSTIFFGSRDYNIYALNLKTGTGNWNMKERGSWVIASPLVYNANIYFGTSDTHRFYCMNASSGEIKWTLPLAMRVYATATNLDGEIVFGCFNGKIYFVDPETGAIKSTFQTEESKLAYHTLFDNNDKLKAGINLYGPDYTKVEQSILALGSILCTPVVENQVLYFGDTNGFLYALNKPQLKK